From one Streptomyces sp. N50 genomic stretch:
- the mqnC gene encoding cyclic dehypoxanthinyl futalosine synthase, protein MTEKAELQSVLDRAAEGGRITPEEALDLYRDAPLHALGAAADAVRKRRYAGTEHIATYIIERNINYTNVCVTACKFCAFYAAPKDTAKGWTRDLDDILRRCAETVELGGTQIMFQGGHHPDFGVEYYEKHFAAIKGAYPQLVIHSLGASEVEHMARISGVSVEEAITRIHAAGLDSFAGAGAELLPARPRKAIAPLKESGERWLEIMEAAHNLGVESTSTMLMGTGETNAERIEHLRMIRDVQDRTGGFRAFIPYTYQPENNHLKGRTQATLFEYLRMIAIARLFMDNVAHIQGSWLTTGKEVGQLSLHYGADDLGSIMLEENVVSSAGAKHRSNRMEIIDLIRKAGRVPAQRTTTYEHIVVHDDPANDPVDERVMSHISSTAIEGGTAHPELKLLSAN, encoded by the coding sequence GTGACCGAGAAGGCCGAGCTTCAGTCCGTCCTCGACCGTGCCGCCGAGGGCGGGCGCATCACCCCCGAAGAGGCGCTCGACCTCTACCGCGACGCCCCGCTGCACGCGCTCGGCGCCGCCGCCGACGCCGTACGCAAGCGGCGGTACGCGGGTACGGAGCACATCGCGACGTACATCATCGAGCGGAACATCAACTACACGAACGTGTGCGTCACGGCGTGCAAGTTCTGCGCGTTCTACGCCGCCCCCAAGGACACCGCCAAGGGCTGGACGCGGGACCTCGACGACATCCTGCGCCGGTGCGCGGAGACCGTCGAACTCGGCGGCACGCAGATCATGTTCCAGGGCGGACACCACCCGGACTTCGGCGTCGAGTACTACGAGAAGCACTTCGCCGCGATCAAGGGCGCGTACCCCCAGCTGGTCATCCACTCCCTCGGCGCGTCCGAGGTCGAGCACATGGCCCGGATCAGCGGGGTGTCGGTCGAGGAGGCCATCACCCGCATCCACGCGGCCGGTCTCGACTCCTTCGCGGGCGCCGGTGCCGAACTGCTCCCCGCGCGCCCCCGCAAGGCGATCGCCCCGCTCAAGGAGTCCGGCGAGCGCTGGCTGGAGATCATGGAGGCGGCGCACAACCTGGGCGTCGAGTCCACGTCGACGATGCTCATGGGCACCGGCGAGACCAACGCCGAGCGCATCGAGCACCTGCGGATGATCCGCGACGTACAGGACCGCACGGGCGGCTTCCGCGCGTTCATCCCGTACACCTACCAGCCCGAGAACAACCACCTGAAGGGCCGCACGCAGGCCACGCTCTTCGAATACTTGCGCATGATCGCCATCGCCCGCCTCTTCATGGACAACGTCGCCCACATCCAGGGCAGTTGGCTCACCACGGGCAAGGAGGTCGGCCAACTCTCCCTGCACTACGGCGCGGACGACCTCGGCTCGATCATGCTGGAGGAGAACGTCGTCTCCTCGGCCGGAGCCAAGCACCGCTCCAACCGCATGGAGATCATCGACCTCATCCGCAAGGCGGGCCGAGTCCCCGCCCAGCGGACCACCACCTACGAGCACATCGTCGTCCACGACGACCCGGCGAACGACCCCGTCGACGAGCGCGTGATGTCCCACATCTCGTCGACAGCCATCGAAGGCGGCACGGCCCACCCGGAGTTGAAGCTCCTGTCCGCCAACTAG
- a CDS encoding imidazolonepropionase-like domain-containing protein, protein MLTIHTADEGGAVAVEGARVVGVGTLAEVQERFPGARVRSWPGTLVPARIHEGPLPDAPSPRERIHAVLKTGATAVLAEHVDSPELRSAADRNGVMILPGPRPPALTDQGRADLAVFDESGECIATVCAGRLLHRRR, encoded by the coding sequence GTGCTGACGATTCACACGGCGGACGAGGGCGGTGCCGTCGCCGTCGAGGGCGCCAGGGTCGTGGGTGTGGGGACGCTGGCGGAGGTCCAGGAGCGCTTTCCGGGTGCGAGGGTGCGGAGCTGGCCGGGCACCCTGGTCCCGGCCCGCATCCACGAGGGCCCCCTTCCGGACGCCCCGAGCCCACGCGAGCGGATCCACGCCGTACTGAAGACGGGCGCGACGGCTGTCCTGGCGGAACACGTCGACTCACCCGAACTCCGATCCGCGGCGGACCGGAACGGCGTGATGATCCTCCCCGGCCCACGTCCCCCAGCCCTTACCGACCAAGGCCGAGCCGACCTCGCCGTATTCGACGAGTCCGGCGAGTGCATCGCAACGGTATGCGCAGGGCGGCTCCTTCACAGACGCCGCTAG
- a CDS encoding chitinase has protein sequence MRSFLKPAAGLTCLFALAVTGCSSSSGDSSDSSSGGKRSATPTPSSTPSSSASSGSSGSSSTTAYAPYVSVTTASDMDSSGSPSTYNLSFAIAKGSTCTPEWNGTTAIDNSAVKSRISALKESGASVRVSFGGASGKELAETCTSAAALAKVYGEALDAAGSTQADFDIEGDALTDSTSVALRSKAIALLQKERSDLKVSFTLPVMPSGLDSDSLALLESANDNAVEVSTVNIMTMNYGESYTADMGDYAITSATATHTQLKKVFGLSDAGAWQGMALTSMIGVNDVSGETFSLSDAAQVRTFAESKKIAWVSMWSTFRDQQCESGSSDDDAATDCSGVSQSAGAFGEAFAG, from the coding sequence ATGAGGAGTTTCCTGAAACCGGCGGCCGGGCTCACCTGCTTGTTTGCCCTCGCGGTCACCGGGTGCTCCTCCAGCTCCGGTGACTCGTCGGACTCGTCCTCCGGAGGGAAGCGGAGCGCTACGCCGACACCGTCGTCGACGCCTTCGTCGTCCGCCTCGTCGGGCTCGTCGGGCTCGTCGTCGACCACGGCCTACGCCCCGTACGTCAGCGTCACGACGGCCTCGGACATGGACAGTTCGGGGTCCCCCTCGACGTACAACCTCTCCTTCGCCATAGCCAAGGGCAGTACCTGTACGCCGGAGTGGAACGGTACGACCGCGATCGACAACTCGGCGGTGAAGTCCAGGATTTCGGCGCTGAAGGAGTCCGGGGCGAGTGTCCGGGTGTCCTTCGGCGGGGCGTCCGGCAAGGAGTTGGCGGAGACCTGTACGAGTGCGGCGGCGCTCGCGAAGGTCTACGGCGAGGCGCTGGACGCGGCGGGCTCCACCCAGGCCGACTTCGACATCGAGGGCGACGCGCTCACCGACTCGACGTCGGTCGCCCTGCGTTCCAAGGCGATAGCCCTGCTCCAGAAGGAACGCAGTGACCTCAAGGTCTCGTTCACGCTGCCCGTGATGCCGTCCGGGCTGGACTCCGACAGCCTGGCGCTGCTGGAGTCCGCGAACGACAACGCGGTCGAGGTCTCCACGGTGAACATCATGACGATGAACTACGGCGAGTCGTACACGGCGGACATGGGCGACTACGCGATCACGTCGGCTACGGCCACGCACACCCAGCTGAAGAAGGTGTTCGGGTTGTCGGACGCCGGGGCCTGGCAGGGGATGGCGCTCACGTCGATGATCGGGGTGAACGATGTGTCCGGGGAGACGTTCTCGCTGTCGGACGCGGCGCAGGTGCGGACGTTCGCCGAGTCGAAGAAGATCGCGTGGGTGTCGATGTGGTCGACGTTCCGGGATCAGCAGTGTGAGAGCGGGAGTTCGGACGATGACGCGGCTACGGACTGCAGTGGGGTGAGTCAGTCCGCGGGGGCGTTCGGGGAAGCGTTTGCCGGGTGA
- a CDS encoding bifunctional polysaccharide deacetylase/glycosyltransferase family 2 protein, translating into MTTTTPSRGRRRAPTRMERAAGKAAALQRPRVILALLLLLGLTCVMLLDGYLRAEVGGDERVRDGASASKVPDKVLNGGPILTFRNGKPVTQTIPKKTIVLTFDDGPNPTYTPTVLKILKKYDVPGTFFLVGSMVSRYPDIVKQMVEQGEEVGIHTFTHVDLSYQSDARIKREMEQTQLALAGAAGITTTLFRAPYSSETDAIDNYSYPVYKKLGASGYTSVFVDTDSDDWKQPGVAKIIKWATPSGTSGSSVLFHDAGGVRSQTMKALPQYIEKMKAKGYTFTTVSGAIAKNNSAARPVTSTGAAAGTSTGNVEAGAQPSGAPTAASSAAPGTGNGQTPVDSAVGGAGAAGGTGGANGNGNGNGTGTRRTSVLQGAHREATGMTLYEGKALIYAVTVAEWVVPGLAAGLTVVGIAVMSRFGMMLILARRHYRQRNKRRFSWGPTVTRPVTVIVPAYNEKECIANTLESLAKSTHPIEVIVVDDGSSDGTSEIAREAARSFGMTNVRVIRQENAGKPAALNNGVRSASYDIVVMMDGDTVFEPDTVRHLVQPFADPEVGAVAGNAKVGNRNTIIGAWQHIEYVMGFNLDRRMYDLLRCMPTIPGAIGAFRREAVLQVGGMSEDTLAEDTDITIAMHREGWRVVYQEHAKAWTEAPASLKQLWSQRYRWSYGTMQALWKHRKSLTDKGPSGRFGRVGMPLVVIFQIITPVFAPLIDVFTVYSMIFVDFWASLAMWFAVLGIQLLCAAYAFRLDREKYRYLLMMPLQQLAYRQMMYLVLIHSSITALTGGRLRWQKLKRTGEVGTPAGAS; encoded by the coding sequence ATGACTACGACGACTCCCTCGCGCGGGCGCCGACGCGCCCCCACCCGGATGGAACGCGCGGCCGGCAAGGCCGCCGCGCTCCAGCGACCCCGGGTGATTCTCGCCCTGCTGCTTCTCCTCGGCCTCACCTGCGTGATGCTGCTCGACGGCTACCTGCGCGCGGAAGTCGGCGGCGACGAACGCGTCCGGGACGGCGCGAGCGCCAGCAAGGTCCCCGACAAGGTCCTCAACGGCGGCCCGATCCTGACCTTCCGCAACGGCAAGCCGGTCACCCAGACCATCCCGAAGAAGACCATCGTCCTCACCTTCGACGACGGCCCGAACCCCACCTACACGCCGACGGTCCTGAAGATCCTCAAGAAGTACGACGTGCCGGGCACGTTCTTCCTGGTGGGCTCGATGGTCTCGCGCTACCCGGACATCGTGAAGCAGATGGTCGAGCAGGGCGAAGAGGTGGGCATCCACACGTTCACCCACGTCGACCTCTCCTACCAGAGCGACGCCCGTATCAAGCGGGAGATGGAGCAGACCCAGCTCGCGCTCGCCGGCGCGGCCGGCATCACCACCACGCTCTTCCGCGCGCCCTACTCCTCGGAGACGGACGCGATCGACAACTACAGCTACCCCGTCTACAAGAAGCTCGGCGCCTCCGGCTACACCAGCGTCTTCGTCGACACCGACAGCGACGACTGGAAGCAGCCCGGCGTCGCGAAGATCATCAAGTGGGCGACGCCGTCCGGGACTTCGGGTTCCTCGGTGCTGTTCCACGACGCCGGTGGTGTGCGCTCGCAGACCATGAAGGCGCTGCCCCAGTACATCGAGAAGATGAAGGCGAAGGGCTACACGTTCACCACGGTGAGCGGTGCCATCGCCAAGAACAACTCCGCCGCGCGGCCCGTCACGAGCACGGGCGCGGCCGCCGGGACGAGCACCGGCAACGTCGAGGCCGGCGCCCAGCCGTCCGGGGCACCCACCGCCGCGTCGTCCGCCGCACCCGGTACGGGCAACGGCCAGACCCCGGTCGACTCCGCGGTCGGCGGCGCGGGCGCGGCCGGCGGCACCGGGGGTGCCAACGGCAACGGCAACGGCAACGGCACGGGCACCCGGCGGACCTCGGTCCTCCAGGGCGCCCACCGCGAGGCCACCGGCATGACCCTCTACGAGGGCAAGGCGCTCATCTACGCCGTCACCGTCGCGGAGTGGGTGGTGCCGGGACTCGCGGCCGGCCTCACCGTCGTCGGCATCGCCGTCATGAGCCGCTTCGGGATGATGCTGATCCTCGCCCGGCGCCATTACAGACAGCGCAACAAACGCCGGTTCAGCTGGGGGCCGACCGTCACCCGCCCGGTGACCGTCATCGTCCCGGCGTACAACGAGAAGGAGTGCATCGCCAACACCCTTGAGTCGCTGGCGAAGAGCACCCACCCGATCGAGGTCATCGTCGTCGACGACGGCTCCTCGGACGGCACCTCCGAGATCGCCCGCGAGGCGGCCCGCTCCTTCGGCATGACGAACGTCCGGGTCATCCGCCAGGAGAACGCGGGCAAGCCCGCCGCCCTCAACAACGGTGTGCGCAGCGCGAGTTACGACATCGTCGTGATGATGGACGGCGACACCGTCTTCGAACCCGACACCGTACGGCACCTCGTGCAGCCCTTCGCCGACCCCGAGGTCGGCGCGGTCGCGGGCAACGCCAAGGTCGGCAACCGCAACACGATCATCGGCGCCTGGCAGCACATCGAGTACGTGATGGGCTTCAACCTCGACCGCCGCATGTACGACCTGCTGCGCTGCATGCCCACCATCCCGGGCGCGATCGGCGCGTTCCGCCGCGAGGCGGTGCTCCAGGTCGGCGGCATGAGCGAGGACACCCTCGCCGAGGACACGGACATCACCATCGCCATGCACCGCGAGGGCTGGCGGGTCGTCTACCAGGAGCACGCCAAGGCCTGGACCGAGGCCCCGGCCTCCCTCAAGCAGCTCTGGTCGCAGCGCTACCGCTGGTCCTACGGCACCATGCAGGCGCTGTGGAAGCACCGCAAGTCCCTTACGGACAAGGGTCCTTCGGGCCGCTTCGGCCGGGTCGGCATGCCTTTGGTGGTGATCTTCCAGATCATCACGCCGGTCTTCGCCCCGCTGATCGACGTCTTCACCGTCTACTCGATGATCTTCGTCGACTTCTGGGCGTCCCTCGCGATGTGGTTCGCGGTGCTCGGCATCCAACTCCTGTGCGCGGCCTACGCGTTCAGGCTGGACCGGGAGAAGTACCGCTATCTGCTGATGATGCCGCTCCAGCAACTGGCCTACCGCCAGATGATGTACCTGGTCCTCATCCACTCCAGCATCACCGCCCTGACCGGCGGCCGGCTGCGCTGGCAGAAACTCAAGCGCACCGGCGAGGTCGGCACACCGGCGGGGGCGAGCTGA
- a CDS encoding acyltransferase family protein, which produces MSWEQQQQGYGGGYGQPQQPQYPQQPYGYDGYSQPQQSPYPYQQQSQPQPPQYVDYGQPVYATAPLPVVEPESEPESDPAPVREPVAEKAVEEVVEKPASASAPQKAGRDRYFDTLRAVALVRVVTYHTFGWAWCGMVFPSMGIMFGLAGTLMAKSLERPAFKVVKSRMRRLLPPFWFWGFFVLVAMMIHDWMPGWQIVFWIVPVGDPPGNAWGMQAWEILWYLRTYLWFVMLSPVLLWIFRKAPIPVLLLTLVPIVILKFVWAGPDNRFGNALWDLSTYLFCWILGFAHRDGVLQKLKPFLVVTLSVAAIAFGGWYAFTHQAEAGGTYDLDESPLAQTYWSAGYVMLLMWAKAYFNIDFAWLTRFKRLDRIVTIFNARAVTIYLWHEIALVLAVPLTDQFWKVPAFEKWLPLGSQWFMFGIGWILIAVFIVLCGWVEDVAAKKKPRLLPS; this is translated from the coding sequence ATGAGCTGGGAGCAGCAACAGCAGGGGTACGGGGGTGGCTACGGGCAGCCGCAACAGCCCCAGTATCCCCAACAGCCCTACGGGTACGACGGGTACAGCCAGCCGCAGCAGTCGCCGTACCCGTATCAACAGCAGTCACAGCCACAGCCTCCGCAGTACGTCGACTACGGGCAGCCGGTGTATGCCACGGCGCCTCTTCCTGTCGTGGAACCGGAGTCGGAGCCGGAGTCGGACCCGGCGCCCGTTCGGGAGCCGGTGGCCGAGAAGGCCGTAGAAGAGGTTGTCGAGAAGCCCGCGTCCGCGTCCGCGCCCCAAAAGGCGGGCCGGGACCGGTACTTCGACACGCTGCGGGCCGTCGCGCTGGTCCGGGTCGTGACCTACCACACCTTCGGGTGGGCCTGGTGCGGGATGGTGTTCCCCTCGATGGGGATCATGTTCGGGCTGGCCGGGACGCTGATGGCGAAGTCGCTGGAGCGGCCCGCGTTCAAGGTGGTCAAGAGCCGGATGCGGAGGCTGCTGCCGCCGTTCTGGTTCTGGGGCTTCTTCGTGCTCGTGGCGATGATGATCCACGACTGGATGCCGGGCTGGCAGATCGTCTTCTGGATCGTGCCCGTCGGTGATCCGCCGGGCAACGCGTGGGGCATGCAGGCCTGGGAGATCCTCTGGTATCTGCGGACGTATCTGTGGTTCGTGATGCTGTCGCCGGTGCTGCTGTGGATCTTCCGCAAGGCACCGATTCCCGTGCTGCTGCTGACACTTGTGCCGATCGTGATCCTCAAGTTCGTGTGGGCGGGGCCGGACAACCGCTTCGGCAACGCGCTCTGGGACCTGTCGACGTACCTCTTCTGCTGGATCCTCGGCTTCGCGCACCGCGACGGCGTGCTCCAGAAGCTGAAGCCGTTCCTGGTGGTCACCTTGTCGGTCGCCGCGATCGCCTTCGGCGGCTGGTACGCCTTCACGCACCAGGCGGAGGCCGGCGGCACCTACGACCTGGACGAGAGCCCGCTCGCCCAGACGTACTGGTCGGCCGGTTACGTCATGCTGCTGATGTGGGCCAAGGCCTACTTCAACATCGACTTCGCCTGGCTGACCCGGTTCAAGCGGCTCGACCGGATCGTCACGATCTTCAACGCGCGGGCCGTGACGATCTATCTCTGGCACGAGATCGCGCTGGTGCTCGCGGTGCCGCTGACCGACCAGTTCTGGAAGGTGCCCGCCTTCGAGAAGTGGCTGCCGCTGGGGAGCCAGTGGTTCATGTTCGGCATCGGCTGGATCCTGATCGCCGTGTTCATCGTGCTCTGCGGCTGGGTGGAGGACGTGGCGGCGAAGAAGAAACCCAGACTGCTGCCGTCGTGA
- a CDS encoding demethylmenaquinone methyltransferase: MTRASLDKQPHEVASMFDDVAERYDLTNDVLSLGQDRRWRKEVTKAVDARPAQKILDLAAGTATSSLPFARSGAYVVPCDFSLGMLQVGKKRHPWLPLTAGDATKLPFKDDTFDAVTISFGLRNVQDTDTALRELYRVTKPGGRVVICEFSHPTWAPFRTVYTEYLMRALPPVARTVSSNPDAYVYLAESIRAWPDQPALAERLRKAGWSKVAYRNLSGGIVALHRGFKQG; encoded by the coding sequence GTGACCCGCGCATCCCTGGACAAGCAGCCGCACGAAGTCGCCTCGATGTTCGACGACGTGGCGGAACGGTACGACCTGACCAACGACGTGCTGTCGCTCGGCCAGGACCGCCGATGGCGCAAGGAGGTCACCAAGGCGGTCGACGCCCGCCCCGCGCAGAAGATCCTGGACCTCGCCGCCGGTACGGCGACCTCGTCCCTCCCCTTCGCCCGCAGCGGCGCCTATGTCGTGCCCTGCGACTTCTCCCTCGGCATGCTCCAGGTCGGCAAGAAGCGCCACCCCTGGCTGCCGCTCACGGCCGGCGACGCGACGAAGCTGCCGTTCAAGGACGACACGTTCGACGCCGTGACCATCTCCTTCGGGCTGCGCAACGTGCAGGACACGGACACCGCGCTGCGCGAGCTGTACCGGGTGACCAAGCCCGGCGGCCGGGTGGTGATCTGCGAGTTCTCGCACCCGACCTGGGCGCCCTTCCGCACGGTCTACACCGAGTACCTGATGCGCGCGCTGCCGCCGGTCGCCCGGACCGTCTCCTCGAACCCGGACGCGTACGTCTACCTCGCCGAGTCCATCCGCGCCTGGCCCGACCAACCCGCACTGGCCGAGCGGCTGCGCAAGGCCGGCTGGTCGAAGGTCGCGTACCGCAACCTGAGCGGCGGGATCGTGGCCCTGCACCGGGGTTTCAAGCAGGGCTGA
- a CDS encoding PASTA domain-containing protein — MRVPRLVGLMAVDARETAQSRGLFINSPDRPDFHLAVVDYVVRQYPQPDAEVPRDSVIYVWFDFGEGDGGGGMREPRIPRPPSGGMQRELDEPPGDAFFETVIR; from the coding sequence GTGCGCGTGCCACGGCTCGTCGGCCTGATGGCCGTGGACGCGCGCGAGACGGCCCAGTCGCGCGGGCTGTTCATCAACTCGCCGGACCGGCCCGACTTCCATCTCGCCGTCGTCGACTACGTCGTACGGCAGTATCCGCAGCCCGACGCCGAGGTGCCGCGGGACTCCGTGATCTACGTCTGGTTCGACTTCGGCGAGGGGGATGGCGGGGGCGGTATGCGCGAGCCGCGCATCCCCCGGCCGCCGAGCGGCGGAATGCAGCGCGAGCTGGACGAGCCGCCGGGTGACGCGTTCTTCGAGACGGTGATCAGGTGA
- a CDS encoding GNAT family N-acetyltransferase, which produces MNRALPAVRLRVPTDEDAVAWHRAFAHPDVMEFHGGKAAELSVYEELTARQRRHDAERGFCLWTMLDAEDRVIGFTGAQPWPQDWGPKGEIEIGWRLGREFWGQGYATAAAETTLERVRAAGVPSVVAMVLARNTRSIAVTRRLGMHLAEVFTTPSREETGHCYRLEL; this is translated from the coding sequence GTGAACCGAGCTCTCCCCGCAGTACGGCTGCGTGTCCCGACCGACGAGGACGCCGTGGCCTGGCACCGGGCCTTCGCCCACCCGGACGTCATGGAGTTCCACGGCGGGAAGGCCGCGGAGTTGTCCGTCTACGAGGAGCTCACCGCGCGCCAGCGCCGGCACGACGCGGAGCGCGGTTTCTGCCTGTGGACGATGCTCGACGCGGAGGACCGGGTCATCGGCTTCACCGGCGCCCAGCCCTGGCCGCAGGACTGGGGACCGAAGGGTGAGATCGAGATCGGCTGGCGGCTGGGGCGGGAGTTCTGGGGCCAGGGGTATGCCACGGCCGCCGCGGAGACGACCCTGGAGCGGGTGCGGGCGGCCGGGGTGCCGAGCGTGGTCGCGATGGTCCTGGCCCGCAACACCCGGTCGATCGCGGTGACCCGGCGGCTCGGCATGCACCTCGCCGAGGTCTTCACCACGCCCTCGCGCGAGGAGACGGGCCACTGCTACCGGCTCGAACTGTAA
- a CDS encoding geranylgeranyl reductase family protein — MTEPLSENTADVIVVGAGPAGSATAYHLAKSGLDVLLLEKTEFPREKVCGDGLTPRATKQLVAMGIDISEEAGWLRNKGLRIIGGGVRLQLDWPELASFPDYGLVRKRDDFDEQLAHNAQKAGARLYERCNVGAPIVDERTGRITGVNAKLGEEKREVTFHAPLVVAADGNSTRLSLAMGLHRREDRPMGVAVRTYFTSPRHEDDYLESWLELWDRRGAEDRLLPGYGWIFGMGDGTSNVGLGVLNTSDSFKELDWREVLKAWCASMPEDWGYTPENMTGPIRGAALPMAFNRQPHYTKGLLLVGDAGGLVNPFNGEGIAYAMESGQIAADVIVQAHARPTPASRELALQRYPRVLKDTYGGYYTLGRAFVKLIGNPKVMKIAAQRGLTHPLLMKFTLKMLANLTDPTGGDAMDRIINGLSKVAPKA, encoded by the coding sequence GTGACCGAGCCCCTCTCCGAAAACACCGCCGATGTGATCGTCGTCGGCGCGGGGCCAGCCGGCTCCGCCACCGCCTACCACCTCGCCAAGTCCGGACTCGACGTACTCCTGCTGGAGAAGACCGAGTTCCCGCGCGAGAAGGTGTGCGGCGACGGACTCACCCCGCGCGCCACCAAGCAGCTCGTGGCCATGGGCATCGACATCTCCGAGGAGGCCGGCTGGCTGCGCAACAAGGGCCTGCGCATCATCGGCGGCGGCGTCCGCCTCCAGCTGGACTGGCCGGAACTCGCCTCCTTCCCGGACTACGGCCTCGTCCGCAAGCGCGACGACTTCGACGAACAGCTCGCCCACAACGCCCAGAAGGCGGGCGCCCGTCTCTACGAGCGCTGCAACGTCGGCGCCCCGATCGTCGACGAGCGCACCGGCCGGATCACCGGCGTCAACGCCAAGCTCGGCGAGGAGAAACGCGAAGTCACCTTCCACGCGCCCCTGGTGGTCGCCGCCGACGGCAACTCCACCCGCCTCTCCCTCGCGATGGGCCTGCACCGCCGCGAGGACCGCCCGATGGGCGTCGCCGTCCGGACCTACTTCACCTCGCCCCGCCACGAGGACGACTACCTGGAGTCCTGGCTGGAACTGTGGGACCGCCGCGGCGCCGAGGACCGCCTCCTGCCCGGCTACGGCTGGATCTTCGGTATGGGCGACGGCACCTCGAACGTCGGCCTCGGCGTCCTCAACACCTCCGACTCCTTCAAGGAGTTGGACTGGCGCGAGGTCCTGAAGGCGTGGTGCGCGTCCATGCCCGAGGACTGGGGGTACACCCCCGAAAACATGACCGGCCCGATCCGCGGCGCCGCCCTCCCGATGGCCTTCAACCGTCAACCCCATTACACGAAGGGGTTGTTGCTGGTCGGCGACGCCGGCGGCCTGGTGAACCCCTTCAACGGCGAGGGCATCGCCTACGCCATGGAGTCCGGCCAGATCGCCGCCGACGTCATCGTCCAGGCCCACGCCCGCCCGACCCCGGCGAGCCGTGAACTCGCCCTGCAGCGCTACCCGCGGGTCCTCAAGGACACCTACGGCGGCTACTACACGCTGGGCCGCGCCTTCGTGAAGCTCATCGGCAACCCGAAGGTCATGAAGATCGCGGCCCAGCGCGGCCTGACGCACCCTCTGCTGATGAAGTTCACCCTGAAGATGCTGGCCAACCTCACCGACCCCACGGGCGGCGACGCGATGGACCGCATCATCAACGGGCTGAGCAAGGTGGCGCCGAAGGCGTGA
- the def gene encoding peptide deformylase has translation MPRVFVQGSPVDSYPRPAPEARRGSVRRVTEVGEEVLHRPSRDVTEFGPDLAALIDDMFLTMYVADGAGLAANQVGVDLRLFVYDCPDDDGVRHVGHIVNPVLDPLDPAGRRLLDEGEGCLSVPGAMMDVPRPDRAVVRGLDKDGDPLVIEGTGYFARCLAHETDHVNGQVYLDRLSKRDRKEALRQVADRRDEVFARRAAKTAALSG, from the coding sequence ATGCCACGTGTCTTCGTCCAGGGCAGCCCCGTCGACTCCTATCCCCGCCCCGCACCCGAGGCCCGCCGCGGTTCCGTGCGGCGTGTCACCGAGGTCGGCGAAGAGGTCCTGCACCGCCCGTCCCGGGACGTCACCGAGTTCGGGCCCGACCTCGCCGCGCTCATCGACGACATGTTCCTCACCATGTACGTCGCCGACGGGGCCGGCCTCGCGGCCAACCAAGTGGGCGTGGATCTGCGCCTGTTCGTGTACGACTGCCCCGACGACGACGGTGTCCGGCATGTCGGACACATCGTCAATCCGGTCCTCGACCCGCTCGACCCGGCCGGGCGCCGGCTGCTCGACGAGGGCGAGGGCTGCCTGTCGGTGCCGGGCGCCATGATGGACGTACCGCGTCCGGACCGGGCCGTGGTGCGCGGGCTCGACAAGGACGGCGACCCGCTTGTGATCGAGGGCACGGGGTACTTCGCGCGCTGCCTCGCCCACGAGACCGACCACGTCAACGGTCAGGTGTACCTGGACCGGCTCTCCAAGCGGGACCGCAAGGAGGCGCTGCGGCAGGTGGCGGACCGGCGTGACGAGGTGTTCGCCCGCCGGGCCGCCAAGACGGCCGCGCTCAGCGGCTGA